The Neoarius graeffei isolate fNeoGra1 chromosome 12, fNeoGra1.pri, whole genome shotgun sequence genome window below encodes:
- the LOC132895509 gene encoding legumain-like produces MEVQDVVANKDVAVVILEKKIQNAKNPEEKERFEKEKFELLQGRELVIKSMKQIVAKCTDSPEVAERVLNGKSQAYSRPEYKEVAEYYKGKCFNWHESKYQSAMHHLYLFANLIEEKVTVERIKNAIDEVGGAMRAEKELEKSEEKMEDCHTKSE; encoded by the exons ATGGAGGTTCAAGACGTTGTGGCAAACAAAGATGTCGCTGTGGTGATTTTAGAGAAGAAGATCCAGAATGCAAAAAACCCTGAGGAAAAAGAGAGATTTGAAAAGGAAAAGTTTGAGCTCCTGCAG GGAAGAGAGCTGGTCATAAAATCTATGAAACAAATAGTGGCAAAGTGCACAGACTCCCCTGAGGTTGCCGAACGGGTTTTGAACGGAAAAAGCCAAGCCTACTCGCGCCCGGAATATAAAGAAGTTGCTGAGTACTACAAAGGAAAGTGCTTTAACTGGCATGAGTCAAAG TATCAGTCTGCGATGCACCATCTGTACCTCTTCGCTAACCTAATTGAGGAGAAAGTTACAGTTGAACG GATTAAAAATGCAATTGATGAAGTGGGTGGTGCCATGAGGGCTGAAAAGGAGCTGGAAAAATCGGAGGAAAAAATGGAGGACTGCCACACCAAGAGTGAATGA
- the sdf2 gene encoding stromal cell-derived factor 2 — protein sequence MGKHIVPLLLLWVSLLLSCVCSVSFGSEISFVTCGSVVKLLNVQHNVRLHSHDVRYGSGSGQQSVTGVTTVEDSNSYWSVRGTSGAGCHRGTPVRCGQNIRLTHVNTGRNLHSHYFASPLSSNQEVSAFGEDGEGDHLDEWTVLCGGSVWQRDESVRFQHTATEALLSVTGEQYGRPIHGQREVHAMTDSSQHSYWKAMEGIFMKPSETGPKNFNSPTHTEF from the exons ATGGGAAAACATATTGTACCCTTGCTGCTTTTATGGGTGTCGCTGTTATTGTCATGTGTGTGTAGCGTCTCCTTTGGCTCGGAAATAAGTTTTGTCACGTGCGGCTCGGTGGTGAAGCTGCTCAACGTCCAGCATAACGTCAGACTCCATTCTCATGATGTGCGCTACGGCTCCG GTAGTGGCCAGCAATCGGTAACTGGAGTGACCACAGTGGAAGACAGCAACAGTTACTGGAGCGTGCGTGGCACCAGTGGGGCTGGTTGTCATCGAGGGACTCCAGTCAGATGTGGCCAGAACATCAGGCTCACGCACGTGAACACGGGCCGAAATCTACACAGCCATTACTTCGCATCTCCGCTGTCGTCCAACCAG GAAGTCAGTGCCTTCGGAGAGGATGGTGAAGGTGACCATCTGGATGAGTGGACTGTTCTATGTGGGGGTTCTGTCTGGCAGCGTGACGAGTCGGTGCGTTTCCAGCACACTGCCACAGAAGCGCTGTTGTCAGTGACGGGTGAGCAGTACGGCAGGCCTATCCACGGCCAGAGAGAAGTGCACGCCATGACCGACAGCAGCCAGCACAGCTACTGGAAAGCGATGGAGGGTATTTTTATGAAACCCAGCGAAACGGGACCCAAAAACTTCAACAGTCCAACACACACTGAGTTCTGA